From a single Nothobranchius furzeri strain GRZ-AD chromosome 7, NfurGRZ-RIMD1, whole genome shotgun sequence genomic region:
- the dand5 gene encoding DAN domain family member 5: MMAFFGSLIFLLSCISVTATLSFRSLVKKSGDVLESSGAGPDGPLQGVVKVLQLDPHALAQSGFLRRGLANRRALTRVSRLPFPSFLSQGRPGQPPAPRGPASPPLSLRPRGRVETELKKMQGRQMWQGVLNKGDKTSLPVNLKDAKQTCTAVPFTQRVTADGCQTVTVRNRLCFGQCSSLFVPSEAEFAELIPVVGAFRRRGPCSRCAPSKSQTVTVPLLCGAHVRQKRVMVVEECKCETGREERSMEAAASSHL; this comes from the exons ATGATGGCCTTTTTCGGCAGCTTGATCTTTTTGCTGAGCTGCATCAGCGTCACTGCGACACTTTCTTTTAGGTCTCTTGTGAAGAAGTCAGGAGATGTGTTGGAGTCCTCTGGAGCTGGACCCGATGGACCCCTACAGGGAGTAGTTAAGGTTCTGCAGCTGGACCCCCATGCCCTGGCCCAGTCTGGGTTCCTCAGACGAGGACTGGCCAACAGGAGAGCCCTTACGCGCGTCTCCAGGCTGCCCTTCCCATCGTTCCTGTCTCAGGGCCGTCCGGGCCAGCCCCCAGCTCCCAGAGGTCCTGCAAGTCCACCACTCAGCCTGCGTCCGAGAGGACGTGTGGAGACAGAGCTGAAGAAGATGCAAGGGCGGCAGATGTGGCAGGGCGTCCTTAATAAAGGAGACAAGACATCCCTGCCGGTCAACTTAAAGGACGCTAAACAAACGTGCACAGCAGTGCCGTTCACTCAG CGTGTGACGGCGGACGGATGCCAAACGGTCACGGTGCGCAACCGGCTGTGCTTCGGTCAGTGCAGCTCCCTCTTCGTCCCGTCGGAGGCGGAGTTTGCTGAGCTGATCCCTGTGGTGGGAGCCTTTCGCCGCCGAGGCCCCTGCTCCCGCTGCGCCCCTTCCAAGTCCCAGACCGTCACCGTGCCTCTGCTGTGCGGAGCCCACGTCCGCCAGAAACGAGTGATGGTGGTGGAGGAGTGCAAGTGTGAGACGGGCCGGGAGGAGAGGAGCATGGAGGCTGCAGCTAGCTCCCACCTGTAG